The proteins below are encoded in one region of Reichenbachiella sp. 5M10:
- the ettA gene encoding energy-dependent translational throttle protein EttA: MSDEKVIFSMAGVSKIYPPQKQVLKNIYLSFFYGAKIGVLGLNGSGKSSLLRIIAGIDTEYQGEVVFSDGYSIGLLEQEPKLDPKKTVKEVVQEGVQETMDLLAQFEEINLKFADPDILDNPDAMDKLMADQASVQEKLDNLNAWELDSRLDRAMDALRTPPAEALVENLSGGEKRRVALCRLLLQEPDVLLLDEPTNHLDAESVHWLEQHLNQYKGTVIAVTHDRYFLDNVAGWILELDRGEGIPWKGNYSSWLDQKQKRLEKEEKTESKRQKTLQRELEWVRMAPKGRQAKAKARLNAYDKLAGQDAAEREAKLELYIPAGERLGSKVIEVEGVSKSFGDKLLYENLSFSLPQGGIVGIVGPNGAGKTTLFNMITGKEQPDTGSFDIGSTVQIAYVDQEHDNLDPNKTVWETISEGNELINLGGRQMNSRAYVSKFNFGGGDQGKKVGELSGGERNRVHLAMTLKQGANLLLLDEPTNDLDVNTLRALEEGLDNFAGCAVIISHDRWFLDRVCTHTLAFEGDSQVVFFEGSFSDYEEAKIKRLGNAEPKRIKYKKLQ, from the coding sequence ATGAGTGACGAAAAAGTAATCTTTTCCATGGCTGGGGTATCCAAAATCTACCCTCCACAAAAGCAAGTTTTAAAGAATATCTATCTCTCCTTTTTCTATGGAGCCAAAATCGGTGTTTTGGGTCTCAACGGATCGGGTAAGTCATCATTGCTGAGAATCATCGCTGGGATCGATACCGAATACCAAGGAGAAGTAGTGTTTTCGGATGGCTACTCCATCGGGTTGCTCGAGCAAGAGCCCAAATTGGACCCCAAAAAGACCGTCAAGGAAGTTGTACAAGAAGGAGTCCAAGAGACCATGGACCTACTGGCCCAATTCGAAGAAATCAATCTAAAATTCGCTGACCCAGACATCCTCGACAACCCTGACGCCATGGACAAACTAATGGCAGATCAGGCCTCTGTCCAAGAAAAACTCGACAATCTCAATGCTTGGGAGCTCGATAGTCGACTCGACCGTGCCATGGATGCGCTGCGTACACCGCCAGCCGAAGCCCTCGTCGAAAACCTCTCGGGAGGAGAAAAAAGAAGAGTCGCTCTATGTCGACTACTACTCCAAGAACCCGACGTACTCCTACTCGATGAGCCTACCAATCACCTCGATGCAGAATCTGTACACTGGCTTGAGCAACACCTCAATCAGTACAAAGGAACCGTCATCGCTGTGACTCACGATAGATACTTCCTCGACAATGTCGCTGGATGGATACTCGAACTCGATCGTGGCGAAGGGATACCTTGGAAAGGCAATTACTCGTCATGGCTTGACCAAAAACAAAAAAGACTAGAGAAAGAAGAAAAGACGGAATCCAAACGTCAAAAAACCCTACAACGTGAACTTGAATGGGTACGCATGGCTCCCAAAGGGCGTCAGGCCAAAGCCAAAGCAAGGTTAAACGCCTACGACAAACTCGCAGGACAAGATGCCGCAGAGCGAGAAGCTAAACTAGAGCTATACATCCCTGCCGGAGAGCGTCTAGGTTCCAAAGTCATCGAAGTAGAAGGCGTTTCTAAATCTTTTGGCGACAAGCTCCTTTATGAAAACTTGAGCTTTTCTCTACCGCAAGGAGGGATCGTGGGGATCGTGGGGCCAAACGGCGCAGGTAAAACCACGTTATTCAACATGATCACGGGCAAAGAACAACCAGACACGGGTAGTTTTGATATCGGATCTACAGTGCAAATCGCCTATGTCGATCAGGAGCACGACAACCTCGATCCAAACAAAACGGTCTGGGAAACCATCTCAGAAGGCAACGAACTCATCAACCTTGGTGGTCGCCAAATGAACTCCCGAGCATACGTCAGCAAATTCAACTTCGGTGGCGGAGACCAAGGCAAAAAAGTCGGCGAACTCTCAGGTGGCGAGCGCAACAGAGTACATCTCGCAATGACTCTCAAGCAAGGGGCAAACCTCCTTCTACTTGATGAGCCTACCAATGATCTGGACGTCAATACACTCCGTGCACTAGAAGAAGGGCTAGACAACTTCGCAGGCTGTGCAGTCATCATCAGTCACGATAGATGGTTCTTGGATAGGGTGTGTACCCATACCTTGGCTTTCGAAGGAGATAGCCAAGTAGTATTCTTTGAGGGCAGCTTCTCAGACTATGAAGAAGCCAAAATCAAGCGTCTAGGCAATGCTGAGCCCAAGCGCATCAAATACAAAAAACTACAGTAA
- a CDS encoding MarR family winged helix-turn-helix transcriptional regulator, whose translation MHPLDKSLLPWIGKTTKALDHFITEMFASNGIQLTKAQFILLRVLSKHEGIKQNDLASFASREKTTLARLLTTMEKKNLVYRKGSDTDKRTNLVFISPQGKEELDRALPALVESIQLIQSGITKEELSTTLGVLQRIRENINADEFLIPCKH comes from the coding sequence ATGCACCCATTAGACAAATCATTGTTGCCCTGGATTGGCAAAACTACCAAGGCATTGGATCATTTCATCACTGAAATGTTTGCCAGTAATGGCATCCAGCTGACCAAGGCACAATTCATTCTGCTGCGGGTTCTTTCCAAACACGAAGGAATCAAGCAAAATGATCTGGCCAGTTTTGCAAGCCGAGAGAAAACGACGCTCGCACGACTGCTCACGACGATGGAGAAAAAAAACCTCGTCTACCGAAAAGGTTCTGACACGGACAAGCGAACCAATTTGGTATTCATTTCCCCGCAGGGAAAAGAAGAACTGGACCGAGCCCTACCTGCACTGGTAGAGTCAATCCAACTGATACAGTCCGGCATCACAAAAGAAGAACTATCAACAACATTAGGAGTATTACAAAGGATCAGAGAAAACATCAATGCGGATGAGTTTCTTATTCCTTGCAAGCATTAA
- a CDS encoding efflux RND transporter permease subunit yields the protein MQKIIDHFIKYPVAGWIIVIAFVFLGLTGLFNLKSSFFPLVESRDITVSVTYPGASPQEMEEGIVLKIEDNIRGLVGIDRFTSTSSENSASIYVEVLKGYDIDAVLADVKNAVDRIPSFPVGMEPPVVSKGIFITEVISMTLSGDNVPLTSLKSMARDVETDLKNIPGISQVDIIGYPEEEIEIALSEDKLRAYDLTFEDVARAISSTNILVTGGTIKTPTEEYLIRVSNRAYYGDELDHLIVKASDNGNLIRLRDIAIVRDRWSETPDRLFYNGKQAVRLRTDATISEDLIDVAEKTKAYITEFNATHDNVQLDIIRDSSITVLQRSQLLLENGVVGMLLVLFFLAIFLKPRLAFWVAFGLPIAFLGMFIFASFAGVTINVLSLFGMIIVIGILVDDGIVIAENIYYHYERGLSPIQAAVVGTREVFPAIISAILTTLVAFSTFFFLEGRIGEFFGEVATIVILTLSISLVEALIILPSHVAHSKALSKEQKTYAFNRYAEQGMNWFRDKAYVPFLEFFLHHKLLGFAIPVFMLALTIGSMNAGIIRTTFFPQIASDRVTISLTMPQGTHESITDSIITEIERITWEVSERFDQKQDKDAIENIIRRIGPGTSKATLYIHLLPGEERMFPSYELSTAVSEAVGEIHSAESVVYSSGGNFGGLPISISLLSDNIEELKGAKADLKEYMKENALLKDIQDNDPQGIKEIKITLKDRAYAMGFRLDDVIGQVRNGFFGYQAQRFQRRRDEIKVWVRYDEEERSSIKNLDDMRIVSPQGDRVPLSEIVNYEIARGEISINHLNGKREIRVDADFKDPKTSATEVMATIKEDMLPILKAKYPNVSPIFEGQNREANKTQTSAAKVIPIIFFSIFLIIAFTFRSFSQPLLLLLMIPFSLIGVAWGHWIHEFPINMLSFLGIIALIGIVVNDGLVLIGKMNSNLKEGMNYNDALIEAGKSRFRAIFLTSITTVAGLAPLIFETSRQAQFLIPMAIAIAYGIVMATVLTLVMLPLMLATGNDVKVYCLWLWHGKKPTQEEVERAVKELEVENGEHGHE from the coding sequence ATGCAAAAAATCATTGACCATTTCATCAAATATCCAGTCGCAGGCTGGATCATCGTCATTGCGTTTGTCTTTTTGGGACTGACGGGGCTCTTCAACCTCAAGTCTTCCTTTTTTCCCTTGGTGGAAAGCCGAGACATCACGGTCAGCGTGACCTACCCAGGAGCCTCTCCTCAAGAGATGGAAGAAGGAATCGTCCTCAAGATCGAAGACAATATCCGTGGACTAGTAGGTATTGATAGGTTCACTTCTACCTCCTCCGAAAACAGTGCCAGTATCTACGTCGAAGTACTCAAAGGGTACGACATAGATGCCGTACTCGCAGATGTCAAAAATGCCGTCGACCGTATCCCTTCTTTCCCTGTCGGGATGGAGCCCCCCGTAGTCTCCAAAGGGATATTCATCACAGAGGTAATCTCGATGACCCTCAGCGGAGACAACGTCCCGTTGACTTCTCTCAAATCCATGGCACGAGATGTCGAAACAGACCTCAAAAACATCCCTGGCATCTCACAGGTAGACATCATCGGCTATCCAGAAGAAGAGATTGAAATTGCGCTGAGCGAAGACAAACTAAGAGCCTATGACTTGACTTTCGAAGATGTGGCACGTGCCATCTCCTCGACCAACATCCTAGTCACAGGTGGTACCATCAAGACCCCTACAGAGGAATACCTGATCCGAGTCAGCAACCGCGCATACTACGGTGACGAACTGGATCACCTGATCGTCAAAGCCAGTGACAATGGTAACCTCATCCGTCTACGTGACATAGCTATTGTGCGTGACCGCTGGTCTGAGACACCTGACAGGCTGTTTTACAACGGGAAACAGGCCGTTCGCCTACGGACAGACGCGACGATCTCCGAAGACTTGATCGATGTAGCAGAAAAAACCAAGGCCTACATCACCGAATTCAACGCGACACATGACAATGTCCAACTGGACATCATCCGTGACTCATCCATCACAGTGCTACAACGCTCACAGCTACTGCTCGAAAACGGCGTAGTGGGGATGCTACTCGTGCTCTTTTTCTTAGCCATCTTCTTGAAACCAAGGCTTGCCTTTTGGGTAGCCTTCGGTTTACCGATTGCATTTTTGGGGATGTTCATCTTCGCATCATTTGCTGGAGTCACAATCAACGTCCTCTCCCTCTTTGGGATGATCATCGTGATCGGTATCCTCGTCGATGATGGGATCGTGATCGCAGAAAACATCTACTACCACTACGAGCGTGGGCTGAGCCCGATCCAAGCAGCAGTAGTCGGTACACGCGAAGTATTCCCAGCGATCATCTCGGCGATTCTGACGACATTGGTAGCCTTCTCGACCTTCTTCTTTTTGGAGGGACGTATCGGAGAGTTCTTTGGAGAGGTCGCAACCATCGTGATCTTGACGCTAAGTATCTCACTAGTAGAGGCACTCATCATCCTGCCTTCACACGTAGCACACTCCAAGGCCCTATCCAAGGAACAAAAGACCTACGCATTCAACCGCTATGCAGAGCAAGGCATGAATTGGTTCAGGGACAAAGCCTATGTCCCCTTCTTAGAGTTCTTTTTGCATCACAAACTTCTAGGGTTTGCCATTCCGGTATTCATGCTGGCACTGACGATAGGCTCAATGAACGCTGGAATCATTCGTACGACTTTCTTTCCTCAGATAGCCAGTGATCGAGTCACCATCTCACTCACCATGCCACAAGGGACTCATGAGTCCATCACAGACTCGATTATTACAGAAATCGAACGAATCACTTGGGAAGTAAGTGAGCGCTTTGATCAGAAACAAGACAAGGACGCCATCGAAAACATCATCCGAAGAATTGGCCCTGGCACATCCAAAGCCACACTGTACATCCACCTCCTCCCTGGCGAAGAACGGATGTTTCCATCCTATGAACTCTCTACAGCGGTCAGCGAAGCAGTAGGTGAAATTCATAGTGCAGAAAGCGTGGTGTACAGTTCGGGGGGTAACTTCGGTGGTCTACCGATCTCCATCTCCCTGCTCAGTGACAACATCGAAGAGCTCAAAGGAGCCAAAGCAGATCTCAAGGAATACATGAAAGAAAATGCACTCCTCAAAGACATCCAAGACAACGACCCACAGGGCATCAAGGAGATCAAAATCACACTCAAGGATCGCGCCTATGCCATGGGCTTCAGGCTCGACGATGTGATTGGTCAAGTTCGTAACGGCTTCTTTGGCTACCAAGCCCAGAGATTTCAGCGTCGCAGAGATGAAATCAAAGTCTGGGTACGCTACGACGAGGAAGAACGCTCCTCGATCAAAAACCTAGACGACATGCGTATCGTCAGCCCACAGGGTGATCGTGTACCACTCAGCGAAATTGTGAATTATGAAATCGCTCGTGGTGAGATCTCTATCAATCACCTCAACGGGAAACGGGAAATCCGTGTCGATGCGGATTTCAAAGACCCGAAGACAAGTGCAACTGAGGTCATGGCTACCATCAAGGAAGACATGCTTCCTATACTCAAAGCCAAATACCCCAACGTCTCGCCGATATTTGAAGGACAAAATCGTGAAGCAAACAAGACGCAGACTTCTGCGGCAAAAGTCATTCCGATTATCTTTTTCTCCATCTTCCTGATCATTGCCTTTACGTTCCGGTCGTTCAGCCAGCCCCTCTTGCTGTTGCTAATGATCCCGTTTAGTCTGATTGGTGTAGCTTGGGGACACTGGATACATGAGTTCCCGATCAACATGCTGTCCTTCCTCGGTATCATCGCATTGATCGGTATAGTCGTCAACGACGGGTTGGTGCTCATCGGCAAGATGAACAGTAACTTGAAAGAAGGCATGAACTACAACGATGCGCTAATCGAAGCGGGCAAGTCAAGGTTCCGGGCCATCTTTTTGACATCCATCACGACAGTAGCAGGTTTAGCTCCATTGATTTTTGAGACGAGTCGTCAGGCACAGTTTCTGATCCCAATGGCCATCGCCATCGCCTACGGTATCGTCATGGCGACTGTGCTGACGCTGGTCATGCTACCACTCATGCTCGCTACAGGCAATGACGTCAAAGTCTATTGTCTATGGTTATGGCATGGCAAGAAGCCAACCCAAGAAGAAGTAGAACGTGCAGTAAAAGAATTAGAAGTAGAAAACGGTGAACACGGTCATGAATAA
- a CDS encoding zinc dependent phospholipase C family protein — protein sequence MKKQMLYGLIALSFLCLSFRASFWGFHAHKKINRLAVFTLPPDLIDFYKKHIVYLTENAVNPDERRYAVPWEAPRHYIDLDVYGDEALEVLPHRWDSAVAVYSEDTLQAYGIVPWHIALMKWQLTQAFEQRNLDDILRYSADIGHYIADSNVPLHTTENYNGQLTNQEGIHGFWESRIPELLDEDYDFFVGRAEYVEDVSARVWEGVAQAHHAVDSVLRFERELTEVFPESKKYSYEDRGSQSVKVYSKKFTEAYHTRLDGMVERQMRASIQMVGDIWYSCWVDAGQPDVVDLLQLDLDARAIEKLKQERASWKERIVKSRAHN from the coding sequence ATGAAGAAACAAATGCTCTATGGGCTGATTGCTCTAAGTTTTCTTTGTTTGTCCTTTCGTGCTAGTTTTTGGGGTTTTCATGCCCACAAGAAGATCAACCGTCTGGCAGTGTTTACCCTACCTCCAGATTTGATTGACTTCTACAAGAAGCACATCGTGTACCTCACCGAAAATGCAGTCAACCCAGACGAACGGCGCTATGCTGTGCCTTGGGAAGCACCTCGGCATTATATTGACTTGGATGTCTATGGCGATGAGGCTCTAGAGGTATTGCCGCATCGTTGGGATAGTGCGGTGGCAGTATATAGTGAGGATACTTTGCAGGCGTATGGGATTGTGCCGTGGCACATTGCATTGATGAAGTGGCAGTTGACTCAGGCATTTGAGCAGCGCAACCTCGATGATATTTTGCGCTATTCGGCAGATATAGGCCATTATATTGCAGATTCCAATGTACCGCTACATACCACCGAAAACTACAACGGTCAGTTGACCAATCAAGAGGGGATTCATGGATTTTGGGAGTCTCGTATTCCAGAGTTGTTGGATGAGGACTATGATTTCTTTGTGGGGCGTGCGGAGTATGTGGAGGATGTCAGTGCACGGGTATGGGAAGGGGTGGCTCAGGCACATCATGCGGTAGATTCTGTGTTGCGTTTTGAGCGAGAGCTGACGGAGGTGTTTCCAGAGAGCAAGAAGTACTCCTACGAGGACCGGGGCAGCCAAAGTGTCAAGGTCTACTCAAAGAAATTTACAGAAGCGTATCACACTAGGCTAGACGGTATGGTGGAGCGGCAGATGCGTGCAAGTATCCAGATGGTCGGCGATATTTGGTACAGCTGCTGGGTGGATGCTGGACAGCCTGATGTGGTAGATTTATTGCAATTGGATTTGGATGCTAGAGCGATCGAAAAACTCAAGCAGGAAAGAGCGTCTTGGAAGGAAAGGATAGTAAAGAGCAGAGCACACAATTGA
- a CDS encoding efflux RND transporter periplasmic adaptor subunit, with translation MNRKVTIVLGLALIAAGIFGYNKISNLEKDEKKPAEKALSTIFTERVKNQSESIHITESGRLTAKYKADIYAEVQGVMQTTGKEFKAGVPFSKGQVLVKIKSSDAYANLQAQKSVLQNLVTSILPDLRLDYPESFEQWNQYVMNFDIDKPIPALPKTTSDKEKYFITGKNIYTTYYNTKNLEIVQSKYTIRAPYSGVVTEALVRPGTVIRTGQKLGEFIDPSVYELEIAISHSMISSLAPGQNVMVSSPESDQAWVGKVARINGKVDATTQTILVFIDVKGEGLKEGLYLEAHIEGQKVDQVYEMNSKLLVGGSKVYTVVDHKLKLAPIQIIHKTQETVIVSGLADGTEIVSKLIPGAYEGMEVKVYSENKQ, from the coding sequence ATGAACAGAAAAGTCACAATTGTATTAGGGTTAGCACTGATTGCTGCAGGTATCTTCGGGTACAACAAAATATCCAACCTCGAAAAGGATGAAAAAAAGCCGGCAGAGAAAGCACTCTCCACCATTTTCACAGAAAGGGTAAAAAACCAGTCCGAGTCCATCCACATCACCGAAAGTGGCCGACTCACCGCCAAATACAAAGCAGATATCTATGCTGAGGTACAAGGCGTGATGCAGACTACGGGAAAGGAATTCAAAGCGGGAGTGCCTTTTAGCAAAGGACAAGTCCTCGTCAAAATCAAGAGCAGTGACGCCTATGCCAATCTACAGGCGCAGAAGAGTGTCCTCCAAAACTTGGTCACCAGCATCCTTCCTGACCTCAGACTGGATTATCCAGAATCATTCGAGCAGTGGAACCAATATGTGATGAATTTTGACATAGACAAGCCCATACCGGCATTGCCAAAGACGACTTCTGACAAGGAGAAATACTTCATCACTGGCAAAAACATCTATACCACCTACTACAACACCAAGAATCTAGAAATAGTCCAAAGTAAATACACTATCCGCGCCCCTTACAGTGGTGTGGTCACTGAGGCGCTGGTCCGTCCAGGTACCGTCATCCGTACAGGGCAAAAACTGGGAGAGTTCATCGATCCGTCCGTCTATGAGTTAGAAATCGCCATCAGCCATTCGATGATTTCTTCTTTGGCACCAGGCCAAAATGTAATGGTCTCGTCCCCAGAGTCAGATCAAGCGTGGGTAGGAAAAGTCGCCCGTATCAATGGCAAAGTAGACGCTACTACCCAGACCATACTCGTATTCATCGACGTAAAGGGAGAAGGTCTCAAAGAAGGGCTCTACCTCGAAGCACACATCGAAGGACAAAAAGTAGATCAAGTCTACGAAATGAATAGTAAACTGCTCGTCGGTGGTAGCAAAGTATACACCGTCGTGGATCACAAACTCAAGCTCGCCCCCATCCAGATCATCCACAAAACCCAAGAGACCGTCATCGTCTCAGGTCTAGCCGATGGGACAGAGATCGTATCCAAACTGATCCCTGGTGCCTACGAAGGCATGGAAGTCAAAGTATACAGCGAAAACAAGCAGTAA
- a CDS encoding D-alanyl-D-alanine carboxypeptidase gives MIIHRAAAFLLLSLCVTSCVTMKQNLHNRSVTKSIEKDALFQGHFTGFILHDPTTQENLVEINADKYFAPASNVKLLTFYGCLVALGDSIPGLIYEVRDDTLFFTGTGDPTLLWPDFDNQPVFDLLAETTHTLAYIQPDFKDEVHEAGWTWEDYEYYYQVERSGFPLYGNALNFLYDTTHHQFDIAPPFFEDHVELFATYNKSYAHARHIDANIFQFAPDTSRSDYKNRVPFKTSDELTVALLQDTLHRPIVRLRHHDFEQPNIKYSTESKDLYALMLKRSDNFIAEQLQYIATQALGLDMRSASFRNHILLHALYDYRNQVIWKDGSGLSRYNLVTPRFMIALLNETLKKISMEEFKALLPNGGQDGTIRNYYKPSSGDEPYVFAKTGTLSNNHNLTGIIRTQSGRDLLFTFMNNNYKGSSYPVKIEMEKILRAIHEKY, from the coding sequence ATGATAATCCACAGGGCAGCGGCTTTCCTACTCCTCAGTCTATGCGTCACATCATGTGTGACGATGAAACAAAACCTCCACAACAGGAGTGTCACAAAAAGCATCGAAAAGGATGCCCTTTTCCAAGGCCACTTCACAGGTTTCATCCTACACGACCCCACTACACAAGAAAACCTTGTAGAGATCAATGCAGACAAGTATTTCGCTCCCGCATCCAATGTCAAACTCCTCACATTTTATGGTTGTCTTGTCGCTCTTGGAGACTCCATCCCTGGCTTGATCTATGAAGTCAGAGACGACACACTTTTCTTCACCGGCACAGGCGACCCGACCTTGTTGTGGCCCGACTTTGACAACCAACCCGTGTTTGACCTCTTGGCAGAGACTACACATACCTTGGCCTATATCCAACCGGACTTCAAAGACGAAGTACACGAGGCAGGTTGGACTTGGGAAGACTACGAATACTACTACCAAGTCGAGCGTAGTGGCTTCCCTCTCTATGGCAATGCGCTCAACTTCCTCTACGACACTACTCACCACCAATTCGACATTGCTCCGCCGTTTTTTGAAGACCATGTAGAGCTATTTGCCACCTACAACAAAAGCTACGCACATGCCCGCCATATAGATGCTAACATCTTTCAATTTGCACCGGACACATCTCGCTCGGATTACAAAAATCGCGTGCCGTTCAAAACCTCCGACGAGCTGACCGTAGCTCTACTTCAGGACACCTTGCACCGTCCAATCGTACGCCTGCGTCACCACGATTTTGAACAGCCCAACATCAAGTACTCCACCGAATCCAAGGATCTCTATGCACTCATGCTCAAACGCAGCGACAACTTCATCGCCGAACAACTCCAATATATCGCCACTCAGGCACTCGGTCTAGACATGCGCTCGGCTTCCTTTCGCAATCACATCCTGCTGCACGCTCTATACGATTACCGCAACCAAGTCATCTGGAAAGATGGATCGGGCCTCTCCCGCTACAACCTCGTCACACCACGCTTCATGATCGCACTGCTCAACGAAACTCTAAAAAAAATCAGCATGGAGGAGTTCAAAGCTCTGCTGCCCAACGGTGGACAGGACGGCACCATCCGCAACTACTACAAGCCCTCCTCGGGTGATGAGCCTTACGTATTTGCTAAGACCGGTACACTCAGCAACAACCACAACCTCACAGGTATCATTCGCACGCAATCGGGCAGAGACCTCCTTTTCACCTTCATGAACAACAACTACAAGGGCAGTTCCTATCCTGTCAAAATAGAGATGGAAAAGATACTCCGGGCAATTCACGAAAAGTACTGA
- a CDS encoding DUF2795 domain-containing protein yields MYWTLELASYLEDAPWPASKDELIDYSIRSGAPLEVVENLQELEDDGQPFENIEEIWPDYPTKEDFFFNEDEY; encoded by the coding sequence ATGTATTGGACATTAGAATTAGCGTCATACTTGGAAGATGCTCCTTGGCCAGCTTCAAAAGATGAATTGATTGATTACTCTATCAGGTCAGGAGCCCCTTTGGAGGTTGTGGAGAATTTACAGGAGTTGGAAGATGATGGGCAGCCTTTTGAGAATATTGAGGAGATATGGCCAGATTATCCTACGAAAGAGGATTTCTTCTTCAACGAAGACGAGTATTGA
- a CDS encoding DUF349 domain-containing protein produces the protein MPKFAAVFNHGKYIVEIPFGHITDGILYRDAAGDFSELKLVEVSEEEAQQSVSLYIASFEKLKGKFLTVEEKINSSNNKGSFLSSLLNIKEQLSTHEGLGDYVGLLEKIQSYENLLVDYVTKNRQKNTDIKQALLLELEVILANNDLEEAFEQIKELKARWIKTGSPSEDLKAELEGKFTEGVDRFFEKRNSFFEDKKELVEARISEYQEIIKQIKEILKGKGLVKAQDKVKSLQGQWKEVGRIPEAEFQKLNDSYWELCQQFFDKKRAVQKEVSKNKAQTKKESLAQRQKVIEKIEALKEQALTTEVGKQQKELANEWKNSGQVSRKDNPEIHQSYLALSREIQERGFVYQLAKRKNKGFDTKAEKEKYQALQKVVRDLLRRDESELQLFQENLDKMHINKGSFVDMLDAKLKAQQEKVAMKQGILKGIQAKIKES, from the coding sequence ATGCCTAAATTTGCAGCCGTTTTTAACCATGGAAAATACATAGTGGAAATACCTTTTGGACATATTACAGACGGCATATTGTATAGAGATGCTGCTGGCGATTTTAGTGAACTGAAACTGGTGGAGGTTTCAGAGGAGGAAGCACAGCAGTCTGTTTCTTTGTATATAGCAAGTTTTGAAAAGCTCAAGGGGAAGTTCTTGACCGTTGAAGAAAAGATCAATTCATCGAACAACAAGGGTTCGTTCTTGTCAAGCCTCCTTAATATCAAGGAGCAGTTGTCTACGCACGAAGGGCTCGGGGATTATGTGGGATTGCTTGAGAAAATTCAGAGCTATGAGAATCTGTTGGTAGACTATGTCACTAAAAATCGTCAGAAAAACACAGACATCAAGCAAGCTTTGTTGTTGGAGTTGGAAGTGATTTTAGCGAACAATGATTTAGAAGAGGCTTTTGAGCAAATTAAGGAGTTGAAAGCTCGGTGGATCAAGACAGGTAGTCCAAGCGAAGATCTCAAAGCCGAGTTGGAAGGGAAGTTTACCGAAGGAGTGGATCGGTTTTTTGAAAAAAGAAATTCATTTTTTGAAGACAAGAAAGAACTGGTAGAGGCGAGAATCTCTGAGTATCAGGAGATCATCAAGCAGATCAAAGAGATTCTCAAAGGGAAAGGGCTTGTCAAAGCGCAGGATAAAGTCAAAAGCCTGCAAGGTCAGTGGAAAGAAGTAGGGCGTATCCCAGAGGCGGAGTTTCAGAAGCTCAATGACAGTTATTGGGAATTGTGTCAGCAGTTTTTTGATAAAAAAAGGGCCGTGCAAAAGGAGGTGTCTAAAAATAAGGCACAGACTAAGAAGGAGAGTTTGGCACAGCGCCAAAAGGTCATCGAGAAGATAGAGGCTCTCAAAGAGCAAGCCCTCACTACAGAGGTAGGAAAGCAGCAAAAGGAACTTGCCAATGAGTGGAAAAATAGTGGTCAGGTTTCCCGCAAGGATAATCCGGAGATTCATCAAAGCTATTTGGCATTGTCTCGAGAGATTCAAGAGCGAGGGTTTGTGTATCAGTTGGCTAAGCGGAAAAACAAAGGTTTTGACACCAAGGCGGAGAAGGAAAAATACCAAGCATTGCAAAAAGTGGTACGCGACTTGCTGCGTAGAGACGAAAGTGAATTGCAGTTGTTTCAGGAAAATTTGGATAAAATGCACATCAACAAAGGGTCGTTTGTGGATATGTTGGACGCCAAATTGAAGGCTCAGCAAGAAAAAGTAGCCATGAAACAAGGGATACTGAAAGGTATTCAAGCGAAGATCAAAGAGAGTTGA